Proteins encoded within one genomic window of Humulus lupulus chromosome 1, drHumLupu1.1, whole genome shotgun sequence:
- the LOC133821053 gene encoding uncharacterized protein LOC133821053 — MPISIFKKLGIDEARPTIVTLQLADHSMAHPKGKIEDVLVQVDKFIFPTTFIILNYEADRYVLIILGRPFLATRRTLIDVKKGERTMRMNDQQITFNVFNAMKFPDEIVECSSLSVIDAIVAEKLHKETCKDKMGVISLEEMSEDEETQVTWVESQQHFTKFGRNFESLELSERNLKPSKRSIQEPPKLEFKPLSSHLKYAYLGYEETLPVLVSTMLGVEK, encoded by the coding sequence ATGCCCATATCGATTTTcaagaagttgggaattgatgAAGCAAGGCCAACCATTGTCACTTTACAATTAGCGGATCACTCTATGGCACACCCGAAAGGCAAGATTGAAGATGTACTTGTGCAAGTTGATAAGTTCATTTTTCCGACGACTTTCATTATTCTTAATTATGAAGCGGATAGGTATGTTCTAATaattttggggagaccatttcTTGCTACTAGAAGGACTTTGATTGATGTTAAAAAAGGAGAGCGTACTATGAGGATGAATGACCAACAAATCACTTTCAATGTGTTCAATGCTATGAAGTTTCCAGATGAGATTGTGGAGTGCTCTTCTTTGAGTGTGATTGATGCTATTGTGGCTGAAAAATTGCATAAAGAAACTTGTAAAGATAAAATGGGGGTGATTTCACTTGAAGAGATGAGTGAAGATGAAGAAACCCAAGTTACATGGGTGGAATCCCAGCAGCATTTTACTAAATTTGGAAGGAATTTTGAGTCCTTGGAGTTATCAGAAAGAAATTTAAAGCCTTCCAAGCGATCTATTCAAGAACCACCAAAGTTGGAATTTAAGCCTTTGTCTAGTcatttgaagtatgcttatttggGTTATGAAGAGACTTTGCCCGTGCTTGTTTCTACGATGTTGGGAGTTGAAAAATAG